CGCTGGTCCCAAGGATAACCGATGTATCGATCAGGGGATGCAACATGTCTGCCACGTAACGCTGGATTTCCTCGATCCCGCGGGGCACGGCAAGCCAGCCCACGTCTATGTTTCCCCAGAGACAAAGCTGAGGGCCTGCGTGCTCTCGGACACGAGTCATGTTCATAGCCGCGCCAGGTTCCATGCCCTGCAGGCCGTCGATTCCGGTTTCCAGCAGATCGTCCATGATAGCCCACAGGTTGCCGTCGGAGTGAAAAACCACCGGATGCCCCGCGCTTTGGATGGCCTCGACCAGCACGGTCAGATAGGGGAAATAGTTCTGTCGAAGCGCCTTTGGGCTGATATAGGTTGCGCGGCGATAAGCGATGTCGTCCCCGATGATGATCCCATCCGCTCCTTTCGCTCGAAGCCGGCCGGCCATTTCGGCAAGCATGACGACGGACTCCGCCATGAAGCGCTGTTCCGCCTTGCCGCCGCTGGTCAAACGCATCAAGGCAGACTCCCAACCCCAGGCCCTGGCCGCCGCGCTGAAGGGGCCGTCCACCAATGCAAACACAAACAGGTCGCTGTCGGCGTGCCATGCTTCCAGAGCAGCTTCAGCTTCCTCCGTGTCAGGCTGGGTGGGGCTGCCCCAGCCACTGGAGAAAGGCACCACGACCAGATCCTGGTTGAGCCGTCGCAGCACGGCATAACGGGCCGACCAGGAAACCGTTTCCTCGTCCAGGCCGATCAGGTCACGCACGAATTCGTCTTCAATGACAAGTTCGCCACAGGGCAATTCTTCCGGCCGCTCTCCCCGAAGAACACTGCGCACCAGTTCCCGGGATGGCCGGTTGCTTTTTTTGCTCATGGTCCTAACGATTCAGTTCCTTTCCCAAGAGCTGCGGGCACAATCGCCTGTTCCTGAACCCAACGATACAACACAAAGACTGCCAATAGTGTTCCGCCTGCACCGAAAAGGGCCGGTCCCACTATTCCCCAGCTTTGGAACAGCGCAGCGCCAACGAAGGCACTGGCCGCGCGGGTGATGGCAGATATCATGGCGCCCATGGATAATACTGTGCCGCGGGCCCGTGGCACCTGTTCTGACAGCAGGCCTATGTTGGAGACGATGGTGAATTCGAAACTCATGGTAAAGAGAAACATGCCGGCGACAGCGAGCTTCTGGGTTCCCTCGAAAAGAGGCAGCAAGATCAACGCGCCGGTCATCGCCATCAGGCCGATTCCGACGCCCCGCTTCTTGCCTATCCGGTCGATGAAGAGACTGCTGAAGCCCGATGCTGATAATTCTGCCACTCCCAGCAGCGCAGCGATTCGTCCGATCTCGTTGGGCGCCAGGCCAAAGGAATTCTCCATCCAGGCGCCGTATGTGACAAAAAAGCTCTCGGCTGCGACAAACATCAATCCGCTGACGGCGAGGGCCGCCCTGGCACTTGGCACGCCCAGCACGGAGAGGGTCAGGTCAAGGAAGCCCCGTTGTATCCGCGCAGCCTGTTCCCGACCGCCGGGCAACAGGAATGGTAGCGGTGAGGCTGCCAGGCTGAGGATTCCTGTCAGGCGAATTGGCATCTGCCAGCCGTACCGAACCATCAGGAGTCCCACCAGCGGCAGGATGAAGAGGCCGGTAAGCGCCCAACTGAATTCCACGATCCCCAGGGCCCGTCCCCGTCGCTGGAAAGGGACCTGGTTACTGATCACCGTATGCAGCGTAGGAACGAGCACTGCAGCAGCCAGGCCCAGAAGAACCATGGAGGGCACGGCCGCCCAGAATCCCTGAGCAGTGCTCAACCATAGCAGGCTGAGTCCCTGCAGGAACAGGGCGCCGACCAGGAGAGGACGTGGCCCATGCCGGTCGTTCCAGGTTCCAAAAATGGGGCTCGCCACGATCATGGCAGATCGTATGGCAAGTAGCAGACCACCCTGGGCAAGACTTATGCCCAGTCCCCGGCTGATAACCGGCAGGAAGGGATACATCATGCGCATTGCCGTATCGACGGTCAGGCGCATGAGGATCGACAGGCCAATCAGACGGCCCTGATGGGCTGATT
This is a stretch of genomic DNA from Chloroflexota bacterium. It encodes these proteins:
- a CDS encoding uroporphyrinogen decarboxylase family protein, which codes for MSKKSNRPSRELVRSVLRGERPEELPCGELVIEDEFVRDLIGLDEETVSWSARYAVLRRLNQDLVVVPFSSGWGSPTQPDTEEAEAALEAWHADSDLFVFALVDGPFSAAARAWGWESALMRLTSGGKAEQRFMAESVVMLAEMAGRLRAKGADGIIIGDDIAYRRATYISPKALRQNYFPYLTVLVEAIQSAGHPVVFHSDGNLWAIMDDLLETGIDGLQGMEPGAAMNMTRVREHAGPQLCLWGNIDVGWLAVPRGIEEIQRYVADMLHPLIDTSVILGTSGGLMPGIPGANLETLYQVGKNIAN
- a CDS encoding MFS transporter: MTSPEAFPGPDKSAHQGRLIGLSILMRLTVDTAMRMMYPFLPVISRGLGISLAQGGLLLAIRSAMIVASPIFGTWNDRHGPRPLLVGALFLQGLSLLWLSTAQGFWAAVPSMVLLGLAAAVLVPTLHTVISNQVPFQRRGRALGIVEFSWALTGLFILPLVGLLMVRYGWQMPIRLTGILSLAASPLPFLLPGGREQAARIQRGFLDLTLSVLGVPSARAALAVSGLMFVAAESFFVTYGAWMENSFGLAPNEIGRIAALLGVAELSASGFSSLFIDRIGKKRGVGIGLMAMTGALILLPLFEGTQKLAVAGMFLFTMSFEFTIVSNIGLLSEQVPRARGTVLSMGAMISAITRAASAFVGAALFQSWGIVGPALFGAGGTLLAVFVLYRWVQEQAIVPAALGKGTESLGP